A genomic window from Lotus japonicus ecotype B-129 chromosome 1, LjGifu_v1.2 includes:
- the LOC130728742 gene encoding uncharacterized protein LOC130728742 gives MNQNEVSRSDSGDRILKHVEDKEEQEDEEGEEDEDADFNPFLKGTSSHEASSSLSSEVDGLDGNVVNSASAELSKEKNCATVDSEHGEEEIVLQSPGMISQSEANQEKDNGLTSLTDGNGFRRGELNKTTKPRSPVIDIDSDDAICKRTRARYSLASFTLDELETFLQETDDDDDIQNADDEEEYKKFLAAVLQDGDGDGLSTHGNENPDDEDEDNDADFEIELEELLESDGDDNAVVKTQKEYDGSGRRPETRQNKRRKVSAQSERKPLGQFKRPLRPILPNWQNEPPASGKDLMPEANPSFQSSASGNAPVNGFTPAQIGQLHSLIHEHVQLLIQVFSLSVLDPPQKHTASQVQSLLFEMLHKRDEVLASKGMPYPTVCFTPSFACTSASNGTSKFVPGQLTKASASTQDVQSVCFSQSNQSSSEDLNRQRSCFQDIESTLRVPSVHSVLDVSPLNFVRRYVNGIYSASQEFRKRYIESGCEFSFEKEPLFPSSSSFTEASTGVSSGTIPGAVRAVSTSPGQQQPKKTLAAMLVESTKQSSALVPKEVAKLTQRFFSDLFNPELFPHKPPPPAVVNRILFTDSEDELLSLGILEYNTDWKAIQQRFLPCKSKHQIFVRQKNRSSAKASENPIKAVRRMKTSPLTAEEIACIQEGLKHYKFDWMSVWQFIVPYRDPALLPRQWRVACGTQKSYKVDASKKDKRRSYESERRKLKAARSASRPAISDKEDCEAEIMGSENCMDYSDVPYVHQAFLADWRPDTSAGTYSEHISSTSGEGNLARDAVSRENIQFYRAINDYGLSGKVQHQNYQHAFPFTPKFPQLFHTTSERSGTKGAPCADNPKNSVFTSSTNYYYRPYRSRKVNNAHLVILAPDLPPVNLPPSVRVVSQTAFKGFQCGTSKMYPPGGSVTGCRIDNIASQIPHGEKYGTAHPVEGAGPVLNGSVTGSQVERSGTAEGRSTVAEKSTCSELQMHPLLFQATNEGNIPYYPLKFSSGTSSSFSFFSGSQPQLNLSLFHSSQKQSSIDCASKSLRSKNSMLRSAGIDFHPLLQKFNDTQSQACSDDIQAESLVNSGVLATANRSSGLNDKSNELDLDIHLSSVSRNGKSVKSKQLEVQDPIGSKKTASTCGTAMKCQENSVPCRQQGVENPTTSCCELTSSAPLVVPDDNITRYDVDDVGDQSHPGIVMEQEELSDSEEDIEEHVEFECEEMDDSEGEDGSGSENALKVQNKEVPRDNPGTQVTNIATLDMGLTREGKDGKNKNSWLSLDSSSTDNFEFPKAMLQRGADTIAEEDTASRNSTICKAVTEARHPMHIAQQRSAGPQASVEKSSYDVNREDG, from the exons ATGAATCAGAATGAAGTCTCTCGTAGTGACAGCGGTGATAGGATTTTGAAACATGTGGAAGATAAAGAAGAACAGGAGGATGAAGagggggaagaagatgaagatgcagATTTTAATCCTTTTTTAAAGGGAACCTCTTCACACGAAGCATCTTCTAGTTTGAGCTCTGAAGTTGATGGCTTGGATGGTAATGTTGTCAATAGTGCGAGTGCGGAGTTGTCAAAGGAGAAAAACTGTGCTACTGTAGATTCTGAGCATGGTGAGGAGGAAATTGTTTTACAGTCACCAGGTATGATCTCTCAATCAGAGGCTAATCAGGAGAAGGACAATGGCTTGACTAGTTTGACTGATGGTAATGGTTTTAGGAGAGGGGAATTAAACAAAACAACGAAGCCCCGAAGCCCAGTAATTGACATAGATAGTGATGATGCTATCTGTAAGCGCACCAGAGCTCGTTATTCACTGGCAAGTTTTACTCTGGATGAACTTGAGACCTTTCTTCAAGaaactgatgatgatgatgatattcaGAATGCTGATGATGAGGAAGAGTATAAAAAATTTCTAGCAGCTGTATTACAGGATGGAGATGGTGATGGTCTTTCAACTCACGGAAATGAAAAtcctgatgatgaagatgaggatAATGATGCAGACTTTGAGATAGAGCTTGAAGAGTTACTGGAGAGTGATGGCGATGATAATGCAGTGGTAAAAACCCAAAAAGAGTATGATGGGTCTGGAAGACGGCCAGAGACCAGGCAAAATAAGCGCCGAAAGGTCTCTGCCCAAAGTGAGAGGAAACCATTAGGACAGTTCAAGAGGCCACTTCGCCCCATCTTACCTAATTGGCAAAATGAACCCCCAGCTTCAGGGAAAGATTTGATGCCTGAAGCTAATCCGAGCTTTcaatcttctgcttctggaaaTGCTCCTGTCAATGGGTTTACTCCCGCACAGATTGGCCAATTACACAGTTTGATACATGAGCATGTGCAACTTCTTATTCAGGTATTTTCTCTGTCGGTTCTTGATCCTCCCCAGAAACACACTGCTTCTCAAGTTCAAAGTTTGCTGTTTGAGATGCTTCACAAACGCGATGAAGTATTAGCTTCGAAGGGAATGCCATATCCCACTGTTTGCTTTACTCCATCTTTTGCTTGTACATCTGCGTCCAATGGAACCTCCAAATTTGTCCCAGGCCAATTGACCAAAGCATCTGCTTCTACACAAGATGTACAAAGTGTGTGCTTTTCTCAATCCAATCAGAGCTCCTCTGAAGATTTGAACAGGCAAAGAAGTTGTTTTCAAGACATTGAGAGTACTTTGCGGGTTCCTTCTGTACATTCTGTTCTAGATGTTTCTCCTCTTAATTTTGTAAGACGATATGTAAACGGCATTTATTCTG CTTCCCAAGAGTTTCGAAAGCGATATATTGAATCTGGTTGTGAGTTTAGCTTTGAAAAGGAACCTctctttccttcttcttcatcatttacTGAAGCTAGCACCGGAGTTTCCAGTGGAACCATCCCTGGAGCAGTAAGGGCAGTCTCAACTTCGCCTGGTCAACAACAGCCTAAGAAAACATTGGCTGCCATGCTTGTTGAGAGTACCAAGCAGTCAAGTGCTTTAGTACCGAAGGAAGTGGCTAAGTTAACTCAAAGGTTTTTTTCGGACTTGTTCAATCCAGAATTATTCCCACATAAGCCTCCCCCACCAGCCGTTGTGAACAGGATACTTTTCACTGATTCAGAGGATGA ATTACTTTCCTTAGGGATACTGGAATATAATACAGATTGGAAAGCAATTCAACAACGTTTTCTTCCCTGCAAGTCTAAACATCAG ATTTTTGTCAGGCAGAAAAATCGGTCCTCTGCAAAAGCATCAGAGAATCCAATTAAG GCAGTTCGGAGAATGAAAACCTCCCCATTGACTGCAGAGGAgatagcatgcattcaagag GGACTTAAACACTACAAATTTGATTGGATGTCAGTATGGCAATTTATTGTTCCATACAGAGATCCAGCCTTGCTTCCACGCCAGTGGCGTGTTGCTTGTGGGACTCAAAAGTCATACAAGGTAGACGCATCAAAAAAAGATAAGCGAAGATCGTATGAATCAGAAAGAAGAAAGTTGAAGGCTGCCAGGTCAGCAAGTCGGCCAGCTATATCTGATAAAGAG GATTGTGAGGCTGAAATTATGGGTTCTGAGAATTGCATGGATTATTCAGATGTTCCATATGTCCACCAGGCATTTTTAGCAGATTGGAGACCAGACACATCTGCTGGTACTTATTCTGAACACATTTCCTCTACATCTGGAGAAGGAAACCTTGCTCGTGATGCTGTTTCCCGAGAGAATATTCAATTTTACAGAGCTATTAATGATTATGGTTTAAGTGGAAAAGTTCAACATCAGAATTATCAACATGCATTTCCATTTACACCCAAGTTTCCCCAGCTTTTTCACACTACATCTGAGAGGAGTGGCACAAAAGGTGCTCCTTGTGCCGATAATCCTAAAAACTCTGTTTTTACCTCTAGCACCAATTACTATTATCGGCCCTATCGGTCTCGTAAGGTAAACAATGCTCACCTTGTGATATTAGCTCCAGACTTGCCCCCTGTAAATCTCCCTCCATCTGTTCGTGTAGTTTCTCAGACTGCTTTTAAAGGATTTCAGTGTGGAACATCTAAGATGTATCCTCCCGGAGGTAGTGTCACTGGTTGTAGAATAGATAACATTGCTTCTCAAATTCCTCATGGTGAGAAATATGGAACCGCTCATCCAGTTGAAGGTGCAGGACCTGTGCTGAATGGCAGTGTCACTGGTTCTCAAGTAGAAAGGTCTGGAACTGCTGAAGGTAGATCGACTGTAGCAGAAAAGAGCACTTGTTCTGAACTCCAAATGCATCCTCTCTTGTTCCAGGCCACTAATGAGGGCAACATCCCTTATTATCCATTGAAATTTAGTTCTGGCACTTCTAGTTCCTTCAGCTTTTTTTCAGGAAGCCAACCACAATTGAATCTCAGTCTCTTCCATAGTTCACAGAAACAAAGCTCCATTGATTGTGCTAGTAAGTCCTTGAGGTCAAAGAATTCCATGTTACGGTCAGCAGGCATTGATTTTCACCCACTGTTGCAGAAATTTAATGATACACAGTCACAAGCCTGTTCTGATGATATTCAGGCTGAATCCCTAGTTAATAGTGGTGTGCTAGCTACAGCCAATAGATCTTCTGGCCTTAATGACAAATCCAATGAACTTGACTTGGATATTCATCTAAGTTCTGTATCTAGAAATGGGAAATCTGTGAAAAGTAAACAGCTAGAGGTTCAAGATCCAATAGGGTCGAAGAAAACTGCATCAACTTGTGGAACAGCAATGAAATGTCAAGAGAATAGTGTTCCGTGTCGTCAGCAGGGTGTTGAGAATCCTACAACTAGCTGTTGTGAGCTTACTTCAAGCGCCCCTTTGGTTGTTCCTGATGATAACATCACCAGATATGACGTAGATGACGTAGGTGATCAGTCTCATCCTGGGATAGTGATGGAGCAAGAAGAGCTAAGTGATTCTGAGGAAGATATTGAAGAACATGTAGAGTTTGAGTGTGAGGAGATGGACGATTCTGAGGGAGAGGATGGTTCAGGCAGCGAAAACGCTCTCAAGGTTCAAAATAAG GAGGTCCCAAGGGACAATCCTGGCACTCAAGTTACAAATATTGCTACGCTAGATATGGGTCTGACTAGAGAGGGAAAGGATGGGAAAAATAAGAATTCATGGTTAAGTTTAGACTCAAGTTCAACAGATAATTTTGAATTCCCCAAGGCCATGCTTCAACGGGGGGCAGATACGATTGCGGAAGAAGATACTGCTTCCAGAAACTCCACAATTTGTAAAGCAGTCACAGAGGCGAGACATCCCATGCACATAGCACAACAGCGAAGCGCAGGTCCTCAAGCGAGTGTTGAAAAATCAAGCTATGATGTTAACCGTGAAGATGGTTGA